TGCCCCACCAGCTCGTCGGGGCGCACCAGGCGGCCGTCCACCGCGTCCTGCACCAGCCGCTTGTACACCGAGGTGGCCGCGCGCACGGCGTGGTGCCAGTACACGTTGCGGAACATCTGGTACTTGGAGAAGAGGAGCGACTCCAGCGCCGAGAGCCCCTTCTCGTGCACCCCCACCTCCACGCGGCCCGTGGCGGGGTCCGGCAGGAGGGTGAGCGCGTGCAGCAGCCGGTCCACGTCCACCTGCCCGTACGGGACGCCGCAGAAGAGCGCGTCGCGGCGCAGGTACTCGATCTTGTCCAGGTCCAGGCTCCCGGCCACCAGCCCCTGCAGCGGGCTGTCGGAGCGGGTGCGGATGAGCGCCTCGATGCGCGCCGGGGCGTCGGGCGCCACCCGCTCCAGGGCGGAGGCGATGCGGGGCGCGGCCAGGAAGCGCGCGGTGAGCGCCTCATGGCGGCCGGGGACCCACTCGCCCCCCAGCTCCTCCAGCGCGTGGCTGAACGGGTAGTGCCCGATGTCGTGCAGGAGCGCCGCGTACGGCACCAGCGCGCACTCGGCGGCGTCGACCCCGTCCAGCTCGCCGCGCTCGCCCAGCAGCCCCAGCGCCCAGCGGGCCAGGTGGTACACGCCCAGCGCGTGGTCGAAGCGGGTGTGCGTGGCGCCGGGGTACACCAGGTAGGCCAGCCCCAGCTGCCGCACGTGGCGCAGCCGCTGGAACTCCGGCGTGTCGATCAAGGCCAGCGCCGTGGGGTCCAGCCGGATGGTGTTCCAGAGCGGGTCGCGGACGACCTCGAACTCGTGCGGCGGGTGCTGGTCGGAGGCGCGCATGGGGAGGGGGAGAGTACGCCCCGCCGCGGGGCGCGTCAAGCAGGTGGACGAACTTGACGGGGATGAACGGCAGGGGACAGGGACAGGTTACAGGGGAAAGCCGGCGAACAACTTCGTCGTCCCGAGCAGATCTCGCGTCCCCTCGTATCGAGCGAAGCGAGGAGGTCCCTCCCCCAGGCTGTTTTTGGGGGAGGGACAGGCGCCTCGAGCGCCCGGGAGAGGGCCCGCCGCCGCGCGGACGTCCGTCGAGAGGCTCACCCTCCCGCCCGCGCCAGCGTGCACGTGGCGGGGTTGCTCACCGGCGCGCCGCCGCTGCCCATCCGCCCCACGAAGACGGCGGTGCACGTCCACGCGCCGCCCGGCCCCGGCGCGATCCGGTGATTGAACGTCCCCAGCAGCCCCTCGTGGTCCACGTCCGCGCCCACGTCGTAGGCGCCGTTCGTCCACGCGCCGAGCTGCACGTCGGGGTCGAAGCCCGGCACCTCCCAGCGCCCGTCGATCCGCTCCCGGGTGACGCTCGTGACCACCAGCACCCCGCGGAACAGGTGCGGCCGGGCGGCCCCGGGCGGCAGGTAGCGGCCGGTGTACTCGTAGCGCCCCGGCTCGGGCGCCGGCGAGGAGCCCGGCTGCCCGCGCGGGCAGGCGGCGAGGAGCAGCAGGGCGGGGACGACGATCAGCCGCTTCACGTTCGCTCTCCCGTGGTGGAGGCCGCGGCGGGCGCGACCGACGCTTCCGCCGGCGGGTCGGAGGCGTGCTCGGCCGCCACGCGCTCGGGGTTGCGCACCACGCGGTCGTCGGCCTCCGCGGACGTCGCCGCGGGGGCCCCGTCCGCGCGCGGCAGGGCCAGGGTGAAGACGGAGCCGCGCCCCGGCGTGCTCTCGGCCCACACGTCGCCGCCCATGGCGCGCGCCAGGTCGCGGCTGATGGCCAGCCCCAGCCCCGTCCCCTCGCGCTGGGCGGAGAGGCCCCGCTCCAGCTGCACGAACGGCTCGAAGACGCTCTCCAGCCGCTCCGGCGGGATCCCCGGCCCCGTGTCGTGCACGCGGAAGAGCACCCGCCGCCCGTTGGGGACGCACTCCAGGCGCACCCTGCCTCCGTCGCCGGTGAACTTGACCGCGTTGGAGAGGAGATTCAGCAGCACCTGCCCCGCCTTGTCGGGGTCCGCGCGCACCGCCGGGGGCACGGCCGGCAGCCGGCGCTCATAGCGGATCCCCCGCGCCTCGGCCTGCGGCAGGATCAGCGGCTCCACCCCCGCCACCAGCTCGGCCGCCGGCACCGTGCCCAGGCGCAGCTCCACCCGCCCCGCCTCGATCTTGGCGAAGTTCAGCACGTCGTTGATGAGCAGGAGCAGGTGCCGCTGGCTGCGCCGGATCCTGGCCAGCGCCTCGCGCTGCTCCTCGGTCACCGGGCCGTGGATCCCCATCTCCAGCAGCTGCGCGTAGCCGGCGATGGCGTTCAGCGGCGTGCGCAGCTCGTGGCTCATCACCGCCAGGAAGTCCATCTTGGCCCGGTTGGCCTCCTCGGCCTCGGCGCGGGCGCGGCGCTCGCGCACCAGCGACGCCTCGCGCTCGCGGTCCACGTCGCGCACGGTGGAGGCGGCGCGGAACACCAGCGCGGCGAAGGCCCCCACCAGCAGGATGGCGAAGACGGAGACGGCCGGCTCGGGCTCGATCCAGCCGTGCCGCCGCGCGTGCAGCCACAGGTAGCCGAGCCCCGTGGGGATCAGGAGCGCCGCGGGGAGGAGCTGGCGCGCCATCACCCCGCTGGCGTCGTCGCCGGTGACCAGCGCCGCGTAGCCGTGGTCGGGCCGGGCGAAGAAGACCCCCAGGTTGAGCGCCAGGAAGCCGAGCGCCGAGAGGAGCGACATCCCGCCGGTGAAGGGCCCGGCCGTGTAGAGCGAGCGCACCCCGAAGGCGTGCCCCACCAGCGCCAGGAAGGCGATCAGGAAGCCCGCCGCCGCCAGGAGCTGCGAGCCGCGCCAGCCGCGGCGGGTCTCCTGCGCCGCCAGCGGGAGGGCCAGCCCGGCCAGCATGAAGCCGACCGCCGTGTTGATCCCCATCCGCCGCGCGCTCTCGCCCGAGAAGCGCCGCGCCGCGTCGGGGAAGACCAGCGCGTCCCAGTTCACCTCCACCCCGGCGGCGCGCACCAGGAGCGCCGCCACCCCGATCCCCGCCACGGCGGCCGAGAGCACCAGCCCGGCCAGGCGCGCCTTCCGCGGCGTCTCCTCGCGCAGGAGCCAGAGCGCCGCCCCGGCCAGCACCAGCCCCGCCGCCGTGTCGGGGAGCATGGGGACGCGGTCGTGGAAGGCGCGCGCCAGCGTCCCGTCGCCCAGCGCCCACCCCAGCAGCACCAGCACCCCCAGCGCCACGGCGGCGATCGCCATCGCGGCGGAGAGGCGCCCGAAGGGGGGCACCGTGCGGGTGTGCTCGGAAGACCTTGCCACGGCCCCGGTTCGAAGATCACGGTCCATCCCCGGCTTCCCGGCAAGATCCGCGCTCTCCCGGCGCGGAGGCGGGAGGCCCGGCAGGGCCGGGATCCGCGCCGGCCGGTGCGGCCCCGCGCCCCGCGGGTGGGGCGCGCGTGTCCCGGCCGGGCGTGGGCGCAACACCGGGCCGCGGGGCGCGCGGCGGCGCAAATTCCGGCGCACCAGCTGCTTGCGAAATCCGGCGCCATGGGCACGGCTGCTGCTGCCGGGTGGTGCGGACCGACGGCTTCATGACGGACGACTTTGATGTGGAGGTGATGCATGCCACGGCGCTGGATCCCGCTTCCGCTCGTCCTCACCCTCGCCGCCGCTCCGCTCGGCGCCCAGGGGCCCGAAGAGCTCGCCGCGCCGGCCGGGGCCGCTCCCGCGCCCGCCGCGCTCCTCCACGGCGGCGAGTTCCTGAGCATCTGCATCCCGGAGCCGGGCACCCGGGCCGGGCTGCGCGACGTGCAGGCGCAGGTGCACTCCGCCACGGGCGACACCTTCGTGGTCGTGCGCCGCGACCTCCTTCCCCTGGCGATGGTGGCGCCGCGCGCGCGCAGCTACGCGGCGGGGGAGTGGCTGGCGCGGGGAGAGCCGGTCCGCGTGGGCGGCCGGGACTACGGCCCCACGGGCGAGCGGGCGATGGCCACGGCGAGCGAAATGGAGCCGGCGGGGATCTTTCGCGAGGTCCGCCTCTTCCGCCGGCGGACCGGTCGGCCGGCCGGGGAGATCTACGTTCCCGTCGGCCCCGGGTGCGAATTCGCGGTGTACCGCGCCGGCGACGCGCCCGTCCGGAACGGCCGTACCACGTGGTACCGTCCGCTGCGCAGCATGGAGCTCCTGTACGCCACGAATCGGGTCCCCACCGGGAAGCCCGAACCCGCCCGCTATTATGGGAACGAGAACCGCGGGATGGAGTGGGGGCGGTTGCGGGTGAGCATCCCTCCCGGCCACCGGCTGGGCCACATCGAGCTTCCCCGCAGGCCTCTCGGCGTCGGAGTCGAGCGGACCGACAGCCTCTCGCACATGATCCTGCGGAGCCTTCAGACGGGCGACGTCGCCGCGGGCGAGCGGCGCCCGGTGCTCGTCTTCATCCACGGCTACAACACCACCTTCCAGGAGGCGGCGTGGCGCGCGGCGCAGCTCGCCCACGACCTCGACTTCGAAGGCGTGCCGTACTTCTTCAGCTGGCCGTCACAGGGCCGGCTGCTGGGGTATGGTGCGGACGTGACGATGGTCGAACGCTCGCGCCGGCACTTCGCTGCCTTCCTCGACAGCCTGGTGAAGGTGTATGGGGCCGACAACCTGAACGTCGTGGTCCACAGCATGGGCCACCGGGGGTTCGTCCAGGCGGTCGAGGACATGCGGCGTGCCGGCAGGAGCGGAAAGCTGTTCAACGTGGTGGTGATGGCGTCGCCCGACCGCGACTACGAGGTCTTCGCCGAGCAGGATCTCCCCGTGGTGCTCGAGGCCGCCGGCCGGGTCGCCGTTTACGCCTCGCGCCACGACGTCGCGCTCTCCTTCTCCGGGTTCATCCACGGCCGCCGCCGGGCCGGGGGGCCGGAGCTGCTCGCAGCGGTCGACTCCACGGCGCTAGAAGTGATCGACACCTCGCACCGCAGCGGCGACTTCACCGGCCACTCCGACTACGCCCAGAGCCCGGCCGTGCTCGCCGACATCTTCCTGCTGCTGCGGGGGCGCTCTCCCGGGCAGCGCAACCTGGTCGAGCACCCCTCCGACCGGGGCAGGCACTGGGACTTCCGGCCGTGATAACAGTTTGCAGAGGATCGTTCGGGTATAGGTCCTGAAAAATCTCACACGGAGACACAGAGGCACGGAGAAAAACGAAGGTCTTCGGTTCTCTGTGCCCACCCGGAGGAGAAAGACGCGAAGACGGGCCGGGGATGCGCTCCCCGGCCCGCCGTGCTTCGTACTCCCGTACTTCCGTACTTCCGTACTCCCGTACTTTCTTACTTCCGTGCTCTACTCCGGCCTCGGCCCCGCGCTCTTCACCGCGTCGGACACGCGGTCGGCGAAGCGCCCGAAGTTGTCGGCGAAGAGCCCCGCCAGCTTCTTCGCCTGCTCGTCGTAGGCGGCCGGGTCGGGCCAGGTGCCGCGGGGGACCAGCACCTCGGAGGGCACGCCGGGGACGGCAGCCGGCACCGCCAGGTTGAAGTACGGCACCGTGGTGGTCTCCACGCCGTCCAGCTCGCCCGCGAGCGCGGCGCGCACCATGGCGCGCGTGTGGGCCAGGTTCATCCGGTGGCCCACGCCGTAGGGGCCGCCTGTCCACCCGGTGTTCACCAGCCACACCCGGCTGCCGTGCTCCTCCAGCTTCTTCCCCAGCATCTCGGCGTAGACGCCCGGGTGCAGCGGGAGGAACACCGCGCCGAAGCACGCGCTGAAGGTGGGCTGCGGCTCCTTCACGCCGCGCTCGGTCCCCGCCACCTTGGCCGTGTAGCCGGAGAGGAAGTAGTACATCGCCTGCTCGCTCGTCAGCCGCGAGATCGGCGGGAGCACGCCGTAGGCGTCGGCGGTGAGGAAGACGATGTTCTTCGGGTGGCCGCCGCGCGCCTCGGG
The sequence above is a segment of the Longimicrobium sp. genome. Coding sequences within it:
- a CDS encoding HD domain-containing protein, with translation MRASDQHPPHEFEVVRDPLWNTIRLDPTALALIDTPEFQRLRHVRQLGLAYLVYPGATHTRFDHALGVYHLARWALGLLGERGELDGVDAAECALVPYAALLHDIGHYPFSHALEELGGEWVPGRHEALTARFLAAPRIASALERVAPDAPARIEALIRTRSDSPLQGLVAGSLDLDKIEYLRRDALFCGVPYGQVDVDRLLHALTLLPDPATGRVEVGVHEKGLSALESLLFSKYQMFRNVYWHHAVRAATSVYKRLVQDAVDGRLVRPDELVGQSDERLLAMIEARACGRGEAPARRIAERWLPALRERRLPKRALELSGEAMQGLPAEEWLYDDPRLLYELETQLAEELGVEEGGAFIDYPEKPRMLGLDLLLLRRDGSVHRLTDEGSAGLIDLPRMAEELYYTARAFRLFTTERRAVDPAAMLGLLAHSADELRARLAEGGRLL
- a CDS encoding alpha/beta hydrolase, which translates into the protein MPRRWIPLPLVLTLAAAPLGAQGPEELAAPAGAAPAPAALLHGGEFLSICIPEPGTRAGLRDVQAQVHSATGDTFVVVRRDLLPLAMVAPRARSYAAGEWLARGEPVRVGGRDYGPTGERAMATASEMEPAGIFREVRLFRRRTGRPAGEIYVPVGPGCEFAVYRAGDAPVRNGRTTWYRPLRSMELLYATNRVPTGKPEPARYYGNENRGMEWGRLRVSIPPGHRLGHIELPRRPLGVGVERTDSLSHMILRSLQTGDVAAGERRPVLVFIHGYNTTFQEAAWRAAQLAHDLDFEGVPYFFSWPSQGRLLGYGADVTMVERSRRHFAAFLDSLVKVYGADNLNVVVHSMGHRGFVQAVEDMRRAGRSGKLFNVVVMASPDRDYEVFAEQDLPVVLEAAGRVAVYASRHDVALSFSGFIHGRRRAGGPELLAAVDSTALEVIDTSHRSGDFTGHSDYAQSPAVLADIFLLLRGRSPGQRNLVEHPSDRGRHWDFRP
- a CDS encoding HAMP domain-containing sensor histidine kinase codes for the protein MARSSEHTRTVPPFGRLSAAMAIAAVALGVLVLLGWALGDGTLARAFHDRVPMLPDTAAGLVLAGAALWLLREETPRKARLAGLVLSAAVAGIGVAALLVRAAGVEVNWDALVFPDAARRFSGESARRMGINTAVGFMLAGLALPLAAQETRRGWRGSQLLAAAGFLIAFLALVGHAFGVRSLYTAGPFTGGMSLLSALGFLALNLGVFFARPDHGYAALVTGDDASGVMARQLLPAALLIPTGLGYLWLHARRHGWIEPEPAVSVFAILLVGAFAALVFRAASTVRDVDREREASLVRERRARAEAEEANRAKMDFLAVMSHELRTPLNAIAGYAQLLEMGIHGPVTEEQREALARIRRSQRHLLLLINDVLNFAKIEAGRVELRLGTVPAAELVAGVEPLILPQAEARGIRYERRLPAVPPAVRADPDKAGQVLLNLLSNAVKFTGDGGRVRLECVPNGRRVLFRVHDTGPGIPPERLESVFEPFVQLERGLSAQREGTGLGLAISRDLARAMGGDVWAESTPGRGSVFTLALPRADGAPAATSAEADDRVVRNPERVAAEHASDPPAEASVAPAAASTTGERT